A single genomic interval of Stieleria maiorica harbors:
- the dxs gene encoding 1-deoxy-D-xylulose-5-phosphate synthase translates to MNDPKHPLLASLKDATGLRDFSPQQLESTADEIRDVLCNLLATRTAHFASNLGVVELCLALHCEFDFRTDRLIWDTGHQIYPHKLVTGRYHSFPSIRTQGGLMGYPNPEESEYDLFMTGHAGCSVSTAVGLRSGDLMVGQPDRRTVAVIGDGAFPSGIVFEALNNAGHLEDDLTIVLNDNKMSICHRVGAVAGYLDRLRSNPYYTGLKSEVGKLLEQIPMFGDPAERFLAQLKEGVKAGLVGGMLFEELNIRYVGPIDGHDIALVRKYLAMAREMKGPVLLHVVTEKGHGYKPAAADPVFFHTPPAFEDRDGKPVPRHSDGLPPFTLHARDAISQAMAADEKVSVITAAMCQGNKLEPVREKFPKQFFDVGICESHAVAFAAGQCKAGARPIVDIYSTFLQRSYDQIFQEVSLQDLPVVFMLDRAGLTGPDGPTHHGVYDVGYMRLFPNMVVMAPGYAEELGMMLRFALDQDHPCSIRYPKASALQREQSIPEIELGKSEVIREGNDGTIVAFGAMLENALEAAELLEGELDICVINARFAKPIDGQMVKQTIETGRFVLTVEENAVMGGFGSAFLESAVAQRLDTRGVQTLGLPDRFVEHGDRNDLLHQCGLSPEAIAERCRQATPATSTVA, encoded by the coding sequence TTGAACGACCCGAAACACCCCCTTCTGGCGAGCTTGAAAGACGCGACGGGCCTGCGTGATTTTTCGCCCCAACAACTGGAGTCGACCGCCGACGAAATCCGTGACGTGCTGTGCAACCTGCTGGCGACCCGCACGGCTCACTTCGCCTCCAACCTGGGCGTCGTCGAACTCTGCCTAGCGCTGCACTGCGAATTCGACTTTCGCACCGATCGCCTGATCTGGGACACCGGGCACCAAATCTATCCTCACAAACTGGTCACCGGTCGCTACCACAGCTTCCCCTCGATCCGCACCCAGGGCGGACTGATGGGATACCCTAACCCGGAAGAGAGCGAGTACGACTTGTTCATGACCGGCCACGCGGGCTGCAGCGTCAGCACGGCGGTCGGTTTGCGCAGCGGCGATCTGATGGTCGGACAACCGGATCGCCGCACCGTCGCGGTGATCGGTGATGGCGCCTTCCCCAGTGGCATCGTGTTTGAAGCACTCAACAACGCCGGCCACCTGGAAGACGACCTGACCATCGTCCTGAATGACAACAAGATGTCGATCTGCCACCGCGTCGGGGCCGTGGCCGGCTATTTGGATCGACTGCGCAGCAACCCCTATTACACGGGCCTGAAAAGCGAAGTCGGAAAACTGCTCGAACAGATCCCGATGTTCGGCGATCCGGCCGAACGCTTTCTCGCCCAACTCAAGGAAGGCGTCAAAGCCGGGCTGGTCGGCGGCATGCTGTTCGAAGAATTAAACATCCGCTATGTCGGACCGATCGACGGACATGACATCGCGCTGGTCCGAAAGTACTTGGCGATGGCTCGCGAGATGAAAGGCCCGGTGCTGTTGCACGTGGTGACCGAAAAAGGCCACGGATACAAACCCGCCGCAGCCGACCCCGTGTTCTTCCATACCCCACCGGCATTCGAAGACCGCGACGGCAAACCGGTGCCGCGACACAGCGACGGACTGCCGCCGTTCACCCTGCACGCCCGCGACGCGATCAGCCAAGCGATGGCGGCCGACGAAAAGGTCAGCGTGATCACCGCAGCGATGTGCCAGGGCAACAAACTGGAACCGGTTCGCGAAAAATTCCCCAAGCAGTTTTTCGACGTCGGGATCTGCGAATCCCATGCGGTCGCCTTTGCGGCCGGCCAATGCAAGGCCGGTGCGCGGCCGATCGTCGACATCTACAGCACCTTTCTACAACGCAGCTATGACCAGATTTTCCAAGAGGTTTCGCTGCAAGACCTGCCGGTCGTGTTCATGCTCGATCGTGCCGGATTGACCGGTCCCGACGGACCCACCCACCACGGCGTGTACGACGTCGGCTACATGCGACTGTTCCCCAACATGGTCGTGATGGCGCCCGGGTACGCCGAAGAGCTCGGGATGATGCTGCGGTTCGCGCTCGATCAAGACCACCCCTGCAGCATTCGTTACCCCAAAGCCTCGGCCCTCCAGCGTGAGCAATCGATCCCGGAAATCGAACTGGGAAAAAGCGAAGTCATCCGTGAAGGCAACGACGGAACGATCGTCGCCTTCGGCGCTATGCTTGAAAACGCCCTCGAGGCAGCCGAACTGCTGGAAGGCGAATTGGACATCTGCGTCATCAACGCTCGGTTTGCCAAACCGATCGACGGGCAGATGGTCAAACAGACCATCGAAACCGGACGCTTTGTCCTGACCGTCGAAGAGAACGCGGTGATGGGCGGTTTCGGATCCGCCTTCCTGGAATCCGCCGTCGCACAACGACTGGACACCCGTGGCGTCCAAACACTCGGGCTTCCCGACCGCTTTGTCGAACACGGCGATCGAAATGACCTGCTGCACCAATGCGGCCTCAGTCCCGAAGCGATCGCCGAGCGGTGTCGCCAAGCAACCCCGGCGACGTCAACCGTTGCGTGA
- a CDS encoding YciI family protein — protein sequence MVIVKATASSEAGELPSEELLIAMGQFNEALVNAGIMKAGEGLKPSSQAVRVRFSGENRTVTDGPFAETKELIAGYWLWEVKSMEEAVEWVKRCPNPMMEDSDIDIRPIYEMEDFAEVDPQGEVEKHEDELRSRIATHDAAVQPYLFFGGRCEEALEFYKQAIGATVSMCMRFSESPDPAPEGMIPEGFENKIMHASFQVGKMTLMASDGCGEDSAFGSFRLTLTVPSVADADLLFNALADGGTVDMPLTKTFWSPRYGMVTDKFGLGWMVMVPGEPC from the coding sequence ATGGTGATCGTAAAAGCGACCGCAAGTTCCGAAGCGGGGGAACTACCAAGCGAAGAGCTGCTCATTGCGATGGGGCAGTTCAACGAGGCGTTGGTCAACGCCGGGATCATGAAGGCCGGCGAAGGCCTGAAACCCAGCAGCCAAGCGGTGCGAGTCCGTTTCAGTGGCGAGAATCGCACCGTGACCGATGGCCCCTTCGCAGAAACCAAAGAGCTGATCGCAGGCTATTGGCTGTGGGAAGTCAAGTCGATGGAGGAAGCCGTCGAGTGGGTCAAACGCTGCCCGAATCCGATGATGGAAGATTCGGACATCGACATTCGACCGATCTACGAAATGGAAGACTTCGCCGAAGTCGATCCGCAAGGCGAGGTGGAGAAACACGAAGACGAGCTACGCAGCCGCATCGCCACACATGACGCCGCCGTTCAACCCTACCTGTTCTTCGGCGGGAGATGCGAAGAGGCACTGGAATTCTACAAGCAAGCCATCGGCGCAACGGTTTCCATGTGCATGCGATTCAGCGAGAGCCCGGATCCGGCGCCGGAGGGCATGATCCCGGAGGGCTTTGAAAACAAGATCATGCACGCGTCCTTCCAAGTCGGCAAGATGACGCTGATGGCCTCCGACGGCTGCGGCGAAGACTCCGCGTTCGGTTCATTCCGCCTCACACTCACCGTGCCGTCCGTCGCCGACGCCGACCTGCTTTTCAACGCACTGGCCGACGGCGGAACCGTCGACATGCCGCTGACGAAGACGTTCTGGTCGCCACGCTACGGCATGGTCACTGACAAATTCGGCCTCGGCTGGATGGTGATGGTCCCCGGCGAACCGTGCTAA
- a CDS encoding polyprenyl synthetase family protein yields MPASPIDQTEPHDAEPTIDHALGDLLPAIEQALQQACRFGRGCPDRLADAIRYALLAPGKRLRPALVLMAAEACGGSIDDAMPGAVAVEMVHAYSLIHDDLPAMDDDDLRRGRPTVHLEFDEATAILAGDALQPLAFSHLCRNVADPLRRARAVEILAAAAGPEQLVGGQADDLAAESGQLPDAVVADLKQLAADPKRQATDLQQQAAVANEPSEGNRRTPEQHASLAFLESIHRRKTGALFSASLQLGAALCGADERQSRGLAAFAADLGLAFQVVDDLLDHTADESSMGKRVGKDSGRGKLTYPRLMGLDQAQTFASDLVRSAKSHLAVLGPSAWRLERLADYVLARSH; encoded by the coding sequence TTGCCCGCCTCTCCCATCGACCAAACTGAACCGCACGACGCCGAGCCGACGATTGATCACGCGCTCGGTGATCTGCTGCCCGCGATCGAACAGGCGCTCCAACAGGCGTGCAGGTTCGGCCGCGGTTGCCCTGACCGCTTGGCCGATGCAATCCGCTATGCCCTGTTGGCCCCCGGAAAACGCCTGCGACCGGCGTTGGTGCTGATGGCGGCGGAGGCCTGCGGCGGCTCGATCGACGATGCGATGCCCGGAGCGGTTGCGGTGGAAATGGTGCACGCCTACTCGCTGATCCACGATGACTTGCCGGCGATGGACGATGACGACCTCCGCCGCGGACGGCCGACCGTTCACCTGGAATTCGACGAAGCCACCGCGATTCTGGCCGGCGACGCCCTCCAGCCCTTGGCGTTTTCCCACCTCTGCCGCAACGTCGCTGATCCGCTGCGCAGGGCACGAGCCGTCGAAATTCTGGCCGCAGCCGCAGGCCCCGAACAGTTGGTCGGCGGCCAAGCCGATGACTTGGCGGCCGAGTCGGGGCAACTGCCTGACGCGGTTGTCGCGGACCTGAAACAGCTTGCCGCGGACCCGAAACGGCAGGCCACAGACCTTCAGCAGCAGGCTGCGGTGGCGAACGAACCATCGGAGGGGAATCGCCGTACTCCAGAGCAACACGCCTCGCTCGCGTTTTTGGAATCGATCCACCGCCGAAAAACGGGCGCCCTGTTCTCCGCCTCACTGCAACTCGGGGCCGCCCTGTGTGGCGCCGACGAGCGGCAATCACGGGGGCTCGCTGCGTTCGCCGCCGACCTCGGATTGGCCTTCCAGGTGGTCGACGACCTGCTGGACCACACCGCCGACGAATCGAGCATGGGCAAGCGAGTCGGCAAGGACAGCGGGCGGGGAAAACTCACCTACCCCCGACTGATGGGGCTCGATCAAGCACAAACCTTTGCAAGCGACCTGGTTCGATCCGCAAAATCTCACCTGGCTGTTTTAGGACCGTCCGCTTGGCGGTTAGAACGGCTGGCAGATTACGTCCTCGCTCGCTCCCACTAA
- a CDS encoding carbonic anhydrase, producing MNCALSFLPKRPAERLAVGFTKPHPRFVAPRKYWDLYHRDQFALASHRGEIDYASGFSVHPGGMLRNFEGVPRQGAIPEALQREMIHGYYACASYVDAQIGLLLAELESLGLADNTTVVLLGDNGFHLGDHGMWGVNSPLEHATRVPLIIRPASRQAIASTPSPVESIDLFPTLCDLCGIEIPGNISGRSLTPLIKGTADPMCAELRLRLAKQMRVDATDCQRLRAVSAVSDVALGMRTPDITTLPAAADALRRLKEGNARFVSGKSIHPHETRNWRAQLEQGQHPFAVVLGCSDSRVPPELLFDQGFGDLFVIRVAGNVVDTDVTASIEYAVHYLQTPLVLILGHTGCGAVKATVDHYDNPSEQPKEVVALIKRIEPALKSLPEDTEHAERVSGCVRTNVIHAVQKLSSIADVRQSIGAGQVRIVGAVYDMHNGTVDVIE from the coding sequence GTGAACTGCGCCCTGTCGTTTCTCCCGAAACGGCCGGCCGAGCGTTTGGCCGTCGGATTTACCAAGCCGCATCCTCGCTTCGTCGCGCCCAGAAAGTACTGGGATCTTTATCATCGCGATCAGTTTGCGTTGGCGTCCCATCGCGGCGAGATCGACTACGCGAGTGGGTTTTCCGTTCATCCGGGTGGCATGCTGCGGAACTTCGAAGGCGTGCCGCGGCAGGGTGCGATTCCGGAGGCACTGCAACGCGAGATGATTCACGGCTATTACGCCTGTGCGTCGTATGTTGACGCCCAGATCGGTTTGTTGCTCGCTGAACTCGAGTCCCTGGGGTTGGCGGACAACACGACGGTGGTTCTTTTGGGCGACAACGGTTTTCATCTCGGCGATCACGGCATGTGGGGCGTCAACAGCCCTCTGGAACATGCCACTCGGGTGCCGTTGATCATTCGGCCGGCTTCGAGGCAAGCGATCGCTTCGACGCCGTCACCGGTCGAATCGATCGATCTCTTTCCGACGCTGTGTGATCTGTGTGGAATCGAAATCCCGGGAAACATCAGCGGTCGAAGTTTGACGCCGTTGATCAAGGGCACGGCCGATCCGATGTGCGCGGAATTGCGGCTGCGACTGGCAAAACAGATGCGGGTCGACGCGACGGACTGCCAGCGGCTGCGCGCGGTGTCTGCGGTCAGCGACGTCGCGCTCGGGATGCGGACGCCGGATATCACCACGCTGCCTGCGGCCGCCGATGCCCTGCGTCGTCTCAAAGAAGGCAACGCCCGGTTTGTGTCCGGCAAATCCATCCACCCGCATGAAACGCGAAACTGGCGGGCCCAACTGGAACAGGGCCAGCATCCGTTTGCCGTCGTCCTCGGCTGCAGCGATTCGCGTGTTCCGCCGGAGTTATTGTTCGACCAGGGATTCGGTGACCTGTTTGTCATCCGCGTTGCAGGCAACGTGGTCGACACCGATGTCACCGCCAGCATCGAGTATGCGGTGCACTATCTGCAAACGCCGCTGGTGCTGATCCTGGGGCACACCGGTTGCGGAGCCGTCAAGGCGACCGTCGATCATTACGACAACCCCAGCGAACAGCCCAAGGAGGTGGTCGCGCTGATCAAGCGGATCGAGCCCGCACTGAAGAGCTTGCCCGAGGACACAGAGCATGCCGAGCGGGTCAGTGGATGCGTGCGGACCAACGTCATTCACGCCGTCCAAAAACTCTCCAGCATTGCGGACGTCCGGCAAAGCATCGGGGCCGGGCAGGTCCGCATCGTCGGTGCGGTTTACGACATGCACAACGGAACGGTCGACGTCATCGAGTAG
- the prfB gene encoding peptide chain release factor 2 yields the protein MDAEMVQRSEKIKKRLKLLAESLDHQGKASQVKKIEAKMGQPDFWDDNEAAQKTVGELKALKAIVGPLKELSSSVEDLSVLMEMAEEDESVAAEVAEELKRLDNILDDLELKALLSGPNDNAGAILTINARDGGTDANDWAEIMLRMYSAWAVDQDYKIQLLDRHDNEEAGINSASIAIRGPMAYGYLKGEEGMHRLVRISPFNSEGKRQTSFAAVSVAPEIDDSIEVEIEEKDVRTDTFRASGAGGQHVNKTDSAIRLTHVPTNTVVQCQSERSQHQNKANAWKMLRAKMARLEEEKREAEIAAKYGTQARTGFGSQIRNYFLHPDQRVKDARTGHYVGNFNSVIDGSELQGFLDAFLRWRAGDKTVASADDE from the coding sequence ATGGACGCGGAAATGGTTCAGCGCAGTGAAAAGATCAAGAAACGCCTGAAACTGCTCGCCGAGTCCTTGGACCATCAAGGCAAGGCATCGCAGGTCAAAAAAATCGAAGCCAAGATGGGCCAACCGGATTTTTGGGACGACAACGAGGCGGCCCAAAAGACGGTCGGTGAACTCAAGGCCCTGAAAGCCATTGTCGGCCCTCTGAAGGAATTGTCCAGCAGCGTCGAGGACTTAAGTGTCCTGATGGAGATGGCCGAGGAAGATGAATCGGTGGCCGCCGAGGTCGCCGAGGAACTCAAGCGGCTGGACAACATTCTGGACGATTTGGAGCTCAAGGCGCTGCTGAGTGGTCCCAACGACAACGCCGGCGCGATCTTGACCATCAATGCCCGCGATGGCGGAACCGACGCCAACGACTGGGCCGAAATCATGCTGCGGATGTACTCCGCCTGGGCGGTGGACCAGGACTACAAGATCCAATTGCTCGACCGTCACGACAACGAAGAAGCCGGGATCAACAGCGCCTCGATCGCCATCCGGGGGCCGATGGCCTACGGCTACCTGAAAGGGGAGGAAGGGATGCACCGTTTGGTGCGTATTAGCCCCTTTAATAGTGAAGGCAAACGTCAGACCAGTTTTGCCGCCGTCAGCGTCGCCCCGGAAATCGATGACAGCATCGAAGTCGAAATCGAAGAGAAGGACGTGCGGACAGATACCTTTCGGGCCAGCGGTGCCGGCGGCCAACACGTCAACAAGACCGACAGCGCGATTCGGTTGACCCACGTCCCGACCAACACCGTCGTGCAGTGTCAAAGCGAACGCAGCCAGCACCAGAACAAAGCCAACGCGTGGAAGATGCTGCGCGCAAAAATGGCCCGGTTGGAGGAGGAGAAACGCGAGGCCGAAATCGCGGCCAAGTACGGCACCCAAGCCAGAACCGGGTTCGGAAGCCAGATCCGCAACTACTTCTTGCACCCCGACCAACGTGTCAAGGATGCCCGAACCGGACACTATGTCGGCAACTTCAACAGCGTGATCGACGGCAGTGAGCTGCAGGGATTTTTGGACGCGTTTCTGCGCTGGCGGGCCGGAGACAAAACGGTTGCCAGCGCAGACGACGAGTGA
- a CDS encoding YciI family protein: MKYMLLIYGDESCWTNDERLECMLESMRISDELQQQGKLISSDPLHSVTTATSLRIRNGHKQVTDGPFAETTEQLGGYYLIDVDNLDEAIAIAARLPPAKKGTIEIRPLFPKPQVGAEGLTDETAEPSA; encoded by the coding sequence ATGAAATACATGCTCCTGATCTACGGCGACGAAAGCTGCTGGACCAACGACGAGCGGCTGGAGTGCATGCTCGAATCGATGAGAATCTCCGACGAACTTCAGCAACAGGGAAAGCTGATCTCATCGGATCCATTGCATTCGGTCACCACGGCTACCAGCCTCCGCATCCGCAACGGCCACAAGCAAGTCACCGACGGGCCGTTCGCCGAAACGACCGAACAGCTCGGCGGCTACTACCTGATCGACGTCGACAACCTCGACGAAGCGATCGCAATCGCCGCACGACTTCCACCGGCGAAAAAGGGAACGATCGAAATCCGACCGCTGTTTCCCAAACCGCAGGTCGGCGCTGAAGGTTTAACCGACGAAACAGCAGAACCTTCGGCTTAG
- the mnmA gene encoding tRNA 2-thiouridine(34) synthase MnmA, whose amino-acid sequence MARVVLAMSGGVDSSVAAHLLLEAGHEVIGVFMRHGEESSQVCKIDGSAEGGSSTSSLPVLAGLTGGRADHKQGCCTASDAADAKRVAAKFGIPFYALDLQADFRRIVDYFVDDYLNGRTPNPCVKCNHWIKFGRLFDYAEGVEADYLATGHYARMIDGQLHRGLDGNKDQSYALFGIGRGRLPRMLLPVGDYRKTEIRSIAESLQLGVAGKRDSQEICFVTQGHHSDFVKARRPSRVGTTAGEFVTTDGRVVGTHDGYEAFTVGQRKGLGIALGTPHFVVRIDPQTNQVVLGEKESLACEEFSAADANWLVETESLASLGHAGDRSDGLAVQIRYNGSPQPASIRIDPAAPDRFRVRFDHPVDAVAPGQAAVVYHDTQVLGGGWIE is encoded by the coding sequence ATGGCACGCGTGGTCCTGGCGATGAGTGGGGGAGTCGATTCAAGTGTGGCGGCACATCTGTTGCTTGAGGCCGGACACGAGGTCATCGGCGTCTTCATGCGCCACGGGGAGGAATCCAGTCAGGTCTGCAAGATCGACGGCTCGGCCGAGGGCGGCAGCTCGACCTCCTCGCTTCCTGTCTTGGCGGGGCTGACCGGCGGACGCGCCGATCACAAACAAGGCTGCTGCACCGCCAGCGATGCCGCCGACGCCAAGCGTGTCGCAGCCAAATTCGGCATCCCATTCTACGCCTTGGACCTGCAAGCGGACTTTCGTCGCATCGTCGATTACTTCGTCGACGACTACCTCAACGGTCGCACGCCCAACCCCTGCGTGAAATGCAATCACTGGATCAAGTTCGGCCGATTGTTCGACTACGCCGAGGGCGTCGAGGCGGACTACCTGGCTACCGGACACTACGCCCGTATGATCGACGGCCAACTGCACCGCGGGCTGGACGGCAACAAAGATCAATCTTATGCGCTGTTCGGGATCGGTCGCGGGCGGCTGCCCAGGATGTTGCTGCCGGTCGGTGACTACCGAAAAACCGAAATCCGCTCCATCGCCGAAAGCCTTCAACTCGGTGTCGCCGGCAAACGCGACAGCCAAGAAATCTGCTTCGTCACCCAAGGTCACCACAGCGACTTCGTCAAAGCCCGACGCCCGAGTCGGGTCGGAACCACCGCCGGCGAGTTTGTCACGACCGACGGCCGAGTCGTCGGCACCCACGACGGCTACGAAGCCTTCACCGTCGGCCAACGCAAGGGTTTGGGGATCGCCCTGGGCACGCCGCACTTTGTCGTCCGAATCGACCCCCAGACCAATCAGGTGGTGCTCGGCGAAAAGGAATCGCTGGCCTGCGAGGAGTTTTCCGCTGCAGACGCAAATTGGTTGGTCGAGACGGAATCGCTGGCCTCACTCGGCCACGCGGGGGACCGAAGCGATGGCTTGGCCGTTCAGATCCGCTACAACGGATCCCCGCAACCGGCATCGATCCGAATCGACCCCGCCGCGCCGGATCGATTCCGCGTTCGCTTTGACCACCCCGTCGACGCAGTCGCCCCCGGGCAAGCCGCCGTCGTCTACCACGACACGCAAGTCCTGGGCGGCGGATGGATCGAATAG
- the xseB gene encoding exodeoxyribonuclease VII small subunit, whose amino-acid sequence MAKKKQSTATKSQADNEPPIDFESALAEVETVVEALEGGELGLSESLVQYERGIEKIKLCHQVLQRAEKRIAVLTSVDEDGTASVEPVDTGQGSKLPPNGAEAAAGRKPARKSRGSVSDVDETGGLF is encoded by the coding sequence ATGGCAAAGAAAAAACAAAGCACGGCAACAAAATCACAAGCCGACAACGAGCCCCCGATCGACTTCGAATCCGCACTCGCGGAGGTCGAAACGGTCGTAGAAGCCCTCGAAGGCGGCGAGTTGGGGCTCTCCGAATCGCTGGTCCAGTACGAACGGGGCATCGAAAAAATCAAACTCTGTCACCAAGTTCTGCAGCGGGCGGAAAAACGCATCGCCGTGCTGACCAGCGTGGACGAAGACGGTACGGCGTCGGTCGAGCCGGTGGACACCGGACAGGGCAGCAAACTGCCCCCCAACGGAGCCGAGGCCGCAGCCGGCCGCAAACCTGCCAGAAAGTCCCGCGGCTCAGTCAGCGACGTGGACGAAACCGGGGGGCTTTTTTAA
- a CDS encoding NAD(+)/NADH kinase produces the protein MTRNAADYRSNNRIWPSGHRNVPRVAILGAPDRDRVRSEAIRLRPLIAQHAEIVAEDFHFQYGFDDPDIDLVIVLGGDGSILQTARQLAGKKIPVLGINCGNLGFLAALSPDDFLEVWPQVCCGAFEVIDHLMLEVSLIRDGKTVCEQLVLNEVAVLGGPPYQILGIDLFADGNLATRYRCDGLILATPVGSTAHNLSAGGPILRRNLQAVVISPISPHTLTYRPLVDSADTLFELTVSEPNESTSVVVDGRILSQLLPGDRVQVQRSDHTFEMLSVPGQNDYRTLREKLGWGGSL, from the coding sequence ATGACGCGCAACGCCGCCGACTACCGCTCGAACAATCGAATCTGGCCCAGCGGTCACCGCAACGTCCCCCGTGTTGCCATCCTCGGCGCCCCGGATCGCGATCGCGTACGCAGCGAAGCGATCCGCTTGCGACCGCTGATCGCCCAACACGCCGAAATTGTCGCCGAAGATTTTCACTTCCAGTACGGCTTCGACGATCCAGACATTGATCTGGTCATCGTCCTGGGCGGTGACGGGTCGATCCTGCAAACCGCCCGTCAGCTGGCGGGAAAGAAAATCCCGGTACTGGGCATCAACTGCGGCAACCTCGGTTTTTTGGCAGCGCTTTCCCCCGACGATTTTTTGGAAGTCTGGCCCCAAGTCTGCTGCGGGGCATTTGAAGTCATCGACCACCTGATGCTGGAGGTCAGCTTGATTCGCGACGGGAAAACCGTCTGCGAGCAACTGGTTTTGAACGAAGTCGCCGTGCTGGGCGGGCCGCCGTACCAGATCCTGGGAATTGATTTATTCGCCGATGGAAACCTGGCGACACGTTATCGTTGTGACGGGTTGATCCTCGCGACGCCGGTCGGATCAACCGCGCACAACTTGTCAGCCGGCGGCCCGATCCTGCGACGCAACCTGCAGGCCGTCGTGATCTCACCGATCAGCCCCCACACGCTGACCTATCGCCCCCTGGTCGATTCGGCCGACACCCTGTTCGAATTGACCGTAAGCGAACCGAACGAATCGACCAGCGTGGTCGTCGACGGCCGGATCCTCAGCCAATTGCTGCCGGGTGACCGCGTCCAGGTGCAGCGATCGGACCACACCTTCGAAATGTTGTCCGTCCCTGGGCAAAATGATTACCGCACCCTGCGAGAGAAACTGGGCTGGGGCGGATCACTGTAG
- a CDS encoding VOC family protein has protein sequence MNRNPVGWFEIYVADLDRAKTFYETVLKVQLERLETPTAELEMLAFPMQSDAAGASGAIVKATGCTPNGNGTLVYFSCQDCADEASRVEAAGGKIHKPKFSIGPYGFIALAIDTEGNVIGFHSLS, from the coding sequence ATGAATCGCAATCCCGTCGGCTGGTTCGAAATCTACGTCGCAGACCTCGATCGAGCCAAGACCTTCTACGAAACCGTGCTGAAGGTTCAGCTCGAACGCCTGGAGACGCCGACTGCGGAACTCGAGATGCTCGCATTCCCGATGCAGTCGGACGCCGCCGGGGCCAGCGGTGCGATCGTCAAAGCGACCGGCTGCACCCCCAACGGCAACGGCACGCTCGTCTATTTCTCCTGCCAAGACTGCGCCGACGAAGCATCCCGCGTCGAAGCAGCCGGCGGCAAGATCCACAAACCAAAGTTTTCCATCGGGCCGTACGGTTTCATCGCGTTGGCGATCGACACCGAAGGCAACGTGATCGGGTTCCATTCACTCAGCTAA
- a CDS encoding VOC family protein, with protein MQFKQKLTPFLSYTDRAEAAAAFYSDVIPGGRVLRTVRNPQNDAVLTVEFEMAGMTFVALNAGQNWEFSPAISLALACDTQEEIDTVWQRLTADGGNEVACGWLQDKFGMSWQIVPSKIQAWLDSGDAAAIQRMFEALWQMKKLDIAALQDAFDGK; from the coding sequence ATGCAATTCAAACAAAAACTCACTCCGTTCCTCTCCTACACCGACCGGGCCGAAGCAGCGGCGGCGTTTTATAGCGACGTGATTCCTGGCGGCCGCGTCCTCCGCACCGTTCGCAATCCGCAGAACGATGCGGTTTTGACGGTCGAATTTGAAATGGCGGGGATGACCTTCGTCGCGCTCAACGCCGGCCAGAATTGGGAATTCAGCCCCGCCATTTCACTGGCATTGGCCTGTGACACCCAGGAAGAAATCGACACCGTGTGGCAACGCCTGACCGCCGACGGTGGCAACGAGGTCGCCTGCGGATGGCTGCAAGACAAGTTCGGGATGTCGTGGCAAATCGTGCCGTCGAAGATCCAGGCTTGGCTCGACAGCGGTGACGCGGCGGCGATCCAACGGATGTTCGAAGCGTTGTGGCAGATGAAAAAGCTGGACATCGCCGCCCTCCAAGATGCCTTCGATGGCAAGTAG